In a genomic window of Pseudorasbora parva isolate DD20220531a chromosome 24, ASM2467924v1, whole genome shotgun sequence:
- the si:dkey-96n2.3 gene encoding uracil nucleotide/cysteinyl leukotriene receptor, whose translation MSNNSVEGIYLSSHVENILFTAFYVVIFILSVPSNALALWVFSHKNTNNTPSKVFLKHLAIADISYVLVLPMRVIYHMSDGHWPLGETACRVVGFLFFVNLYCSMYLMTGISVDRLLACVLPHKTQNLRTTKIAKVVCVILWVMVTISMVPLLLSKNKPTRHWQNVTVCEHLYIENSSNPTRAVVSTAIAFIIPLVTLSVSYILIFCKVKHMTFREKTPIQRKAKRMIILTVVNFLIAIVPYHIHRFVFIIQHDDMSRSESKRQMLYLGNRITSALTCMSGVLDPVMYFFLARNYQETLLQLCERNVNEDQSTE comes from the coding sequence ATGTCGAATAACTCTGTGGAGGGGATTTACCTAAGCTCTCATGTGGAGAACATCCTGTTCACAGCCTTCTACGTTGTCATCTTCATCCTCTCGGTCCCGAGCAATGCCTTGGCTCTTTGGGTGTTCAGCCACAAAAACACCAACAACACCCCTTCCAAAGTGTTTCTGAAGCATCTGGCTATAGCGGACATATCTTACGTCTTGGTTCTCCCCATGCGAGTGATCTACCACATGTCAGACGGCCACTGGCCTCTTGGTGAAACAGCCTGTCGCGTGGTGGGCTTCCTTTTCTTCGTCAACCTCTACTGCAGCATGTACTTAATGACCGGCATCAGTGTAGACCGTCTGTTGGCTTGCGTCTTGCCACACAAAACTCAGAATCTGAGAACAACCAAGATTGCCAAAGTGGTCTGTGTGATCCTGTGGGTAATGGTGACCATTTCCATGGTGCCTCTCCTGTTGTCCAAAAACAAACCGACTAGACATTGGCAGAATGTTACAGTGTGTGAACACCTGTACATAGAGAACTCCTCCAATCCCACCAGGGCTGTGGTGTCCACTGCTATTGCATTCATTATACCTCTGGTCACCCTGAGTGTTTCTTACATTCTCATATTTTGCAAAGTCAAACATATGACTTTTCGAGAAAAGACACCTATTCAGCGTAAAGCAAAGAGAATGATCATACTTACTGTGGTTAACTTCTTGATTGCCATTGTGCCCTATCATATTCACCGATTTGTCTTTATCATACAGCATGATGACATGTCAAGGTCAGAATCCAAAAGGCAAATGCTGTATTTGGGAAATCGAATCACCTCTGCTTTAACATGCATGAGCGGCGTGTTGGATCCTGTCATGTACTTCTTTCTGGCTAGAAATTACCAAGAGACCCTTCTGCAGCTCTGTGAAAGAAATGTCAACGAGGACCAATCCACAGAATGA